The following proteins are co-located in the Myroides profundi genome:
- the dnaE gene encoding DNA polymerase III subunit alpha has protein sequence MYLIFDTETTGLPKSWQAPITDTDNWPRCIQIAWQLHDEYGKLIEHQDYLIKPEGFNIPYDAERIHGISTELAEQDGISLMEALEKFNIALSKTKFIVGQNAGFDVNIMGCEFYRKGVNSIMSELPVLDTCTEVTAEMLKLPGGRGGRYKLPTLTELHTFLFGEKFAEAHNATADVEATTRCFLELIKHGTFSTQELQQDEEYIVRYREANPQPFQLIGLKHINLKKASEEIRKRLAKLEGGASEEVSDHEKELLDQANFAHLHVHTQFSILQSTIAINNLVKKAGDCDMSAVAMTDHGNMMGAFHFVMAVNNHNKGIEAKNKERAENGEEPLQTLTPIVGCEFFICENHTDKTKKDNGYQVVLLAKNKKGYHNLAKMASIAYTDGFYYVPRIDKQVVEQYKEDVMVLTGNLYGEVPGKILNVGERQAEEALIWWKEQFGDDLYVELMRHNQEDENRVNKALVELARKHDVKLIATNNAYYLDKKDANAHDILLCVKDGEKQSTPIGRGRGYRYGLPNQEYYFKSTEEMKELFSDLPDAIYNIQEVVDKVEPFVLHRDVLLPKFDIPEEFQDARDLEGDGSGKRGENNFLKHLTYKGAEARYPEVTEEIRERLDFELATIERTGYPGYFLIVQDFIAAAREMGVSVGPGRGSAAGSAVAYCLGITNLDPIEYDLLFERFLNPDRVSMPDIDIDFDDEGRGRVMDYVINKYGANQVAQIITYGKMATKSAIRDTARVLDLPLFEADRIAKLIPGMMPSKWNLNRFLTEDENAIKGVLRSEEFDKVKELIALAQEGSLAAETIQQAKILEGSMRNTGIHACGVIITPDDITKFVPVTLAKDSDLYVTQFDNSVAESAGLLKMDFLGLKTLTLIKDTIKLVKYRTGIDIDPDKIPIDDVKTYELFQRGETIGVFQYESAGMQKYMRELKPTVFADLIAMNALYRPGPLEYIPSFIRRKNGEEPIVYDLDACEEYLQETYGITVYQEQVMLLSQKLAGFTKGEADVLRKAMGKKQKDVLDKMKPKFVEQASAKGHDATTLEKIWKDWEAFASYAFNKSHSTCYAWIAYQTAYLKAHYPAEYMAAVLSNNMNDIKSVTFFMEECKRMGLQVLGPDVNESFYKFTVNDNYEIRFGMGAIKGVGQGAVNTIVENRKDGLYTSVFDLAKRIDLRSANKKAFENLALAGGFDCFKNTHRAQYFHTDPSDNIVFLEKAIRYGAKSQENDNSSQFSLFGESSEVQIPEPLLPICEEWSTMEKLAKEKEVVGIYISGHPLDDFKFEMRYFCNVKVEELTDLNPFTGRNLMFGGMISDVQFRTSAKGKDWALFTIEGYDESFEFRMFNEEFLKFRHFLLNNTFVYIKILVKEGWVNKDTGEKSEPRIQFVEMKLLHEVIPTYAKKLTVVMNVKDVATRQAELIKDAFSRYQGDSFVNFEVLEVERIAKETTTVVALQLRMNEGDEDDVTGEGFEMDEPIAVDVPEFRVVNRLEFTSRNSRVNITAELLEELEALQVDFKLN, from the coding sequence ATGTATTTAATTTTTGATACCGAAACTACAGGGCTTCCTAAAAGTTGGCAGGCGCCCATTACCGATACTGATAACTGGCCTCGATGTATACAGATCGCTTGGCAGTTACACGATGAGTATGGTAAGCTGATAGAGCATCAAGATTATCTGATTAAGCCAGAAGGATTTAATATTCCTTATGATGCAGAGCGCATACATGGTATCTCAACAGAATTAGCAGAACAAGACGGTATCTCTCTAATGGAAGCATTGGAGAAGTTTAATATTGCGCTGTCTAAGACTAAGTTTATCGTCGGTCAGAATGCTGGTTTTGACGTGAATATTATGGGATGTGAGTTTTATCGTAAGGGAGTGAATAGTATTATGTCAGAGTTACCTGTACTAGATACCTGTACAGAGGTGACGGCTGAGATGCTGAAGCTACCTGGAGGTAGAGGAGGTAGATATAAGCTTCCTACACTGACAGAGCTACATACATTCTTGTTTGGAGAGAAGTTCGCGGAGGCACATAATGCTACTGCCGATGTGGAGGCGACTACTCGATGTTTCTTGGAATTGATCAAGCACGGGACATTCTCTACGCAGGAGTTACAACAGGATGAGGAGTATATCGTGCGTTACCGCGAGGCTAACCCTCAGCCATTTCAGCTGATAGGTCTTAAACATATCAACTTAAAGAAAGCATCTGAAGAGATCCGCAAGCGACTGGCTAAATTAGAAGGTGGAGCATCTGAGGAAGTGTCAGATCATGAGAAAGAATTATTAGATCAGGCTAACTTCGCACACTTACACGTCCATACACAGTTCTCTATCTTACAGTCTACGATAGCAATTAATAATCTAGTGAAGAAGGCTGGTGACTGTGATATGTCTGCTGTAGCGATGACGGATCACGGTAATATGATGGGGGCATTCCACTTCGTGATGGCTGTGAATAACCATAATAAGGGGATAGAGGCTAAGAATAAAGAGCGAGCTGAGAATGGGGAAGAACCATTACAGACGTTAACTCCTATCGTGGGATGTGAGTTCTTTATCTGCGAGAATCATACGGATAAGACTAAAAAAGACAATGGATATCAAGTAGTATTACTTGCTAAAAATAAAAAGGGGTATCACAATCTAGCGAAGATGGCTTCTATCGCTTATACAGATGGGTTCTACTATGTGCCTCGTATCGATAAGCAGGTGGTAGAGCAGTATAAAGAAGATGTGATGGTACTGACAGGTAACTTATATGGTGAGGTACCCGGTAAGATATTAAATGTAGGTGAACGCCAAGCTGAAGAAGCCCTAATATGGTGGAAAGAGCAGTTCGGCGATGATCTATACGTAGAGTTGATGCGACATAATCAAGAAGATGAGAATCGCGTGAACAAGGCATTAGTGGAGCTAGCGCGTAAACACGATGTGAAGCTGATAGCGACTAATAATGCTTATTATTTAGATAAAAAAGATGCGAATGCACACGACATTCTATTGTGTGTGAAGGATGGTGAGAAGCAGTCTACTCCTATCGGTAGAGGTAGAGGCTATAGATATGGTCTTCCTAATCAGGAATACTACTTTAAGTCTACTGAGGAGATGAAGGAGCTGTTCTCAGACTTACCTGATGCCATCTATAATATACAAGAGGTAGTGGATAAGGTGGAGCCATTCGTGCTACATCGAGATGTATTACTACCTAAGTTCGATATACCAGAGGAGTTCCAAGATGCGCGAGATTTAGAAGGAGATGGAAGTGGTAAACGTGGAGAGAATAACTTCTTAAAGCACCTTACTTATAAAGGAGCAGAAGCTAGGTATCCTGAGGTGACAGAGGAGATCCGAGAGCGACTAGACTTCGAACTAGCGACTATCGAGAGAACAGGGTATCCTGGTTATTTCTTGATTGTACAAGACTTTATCGCAGCAGCGAGAGAGATGGGAGTGTCTGTAGGTCCTGGTCGTGGTTCGGCTGCGGGTTCGGCTGTGGCGTACTGTCTAGGAATTACGAATCTAGATCCTATCGAGTATGATTTGCTTTTTGAGCGTTTCCTTAACCCTGACCGTGTATCGATGCCCGATATTGATATTGACTTCGATGATGAAGGTCGTGGTCGTGTAATGGATTATGTAATCAATAAGTATGGAGCTAATCAGGTAGCGCAGATTATCACGTATGGTAAGATGGCGACTAAGTCTGCGATTAGAGATACGGCTAGGGTATTAGACTTGCCGTTATTCGAGGCAGATAGAATCGCGAAGCTTATCCCTGGTATGATGCCATCTAAGTGGAATCTAAATCGATTCTTAACAGAGGATGAGAACGCTATAAAAGGAGTACTTCGATCAGAAGAATTTGATAAAGTAAAAGAATTAATAGCCTTAGCTCAAGAGGGATCATTAGCTGCAGAGACTATACAGCAAGCTAAGATACTAGAGGGATCAATGCGTAATACAGGTATTCACGCTTGTGGGGTAATTATTACTCCTGATGATATTACGAAGTTCGTTCCAGTAACTCTAGCTAAAGACTCAGACTTATATGTAACACAGTTTGACAACTCGGTAGCAGAGAGTGCAGGTCTACTAAAGATGGACTTCTTAGGGTTAAAAACATTAACCCTTATTAAGGACACGATTAAGTTAGTGAAGTATCGTACGGGTATAGATATAGATCCGGATAAGATACCTATCGATGATGTGAAGACATACGAGCTGTTCCAGAGAGGTGAGACTATCGGGGTGTTTCAGTACGAGTCTGCAGGTATGCAGAAGTATATGCGTGAACTGAAGCCTACTGTATTTGCCGATCTGATAGCGATGAATGCGCTGTATCGTCCAGGGCCACTAGAGTATATCCCTTCGTTTATTCGTCGTAAGAATGGGGAAGAGCCTATTGTATATGACTTAGATGCATGTGAAGAATACTTACAAGAGACGTACGGTATTACGGTATATCAAGAGCAGGTGATGCTTCTGTCGCAGAAGTTGGCAGGATTTACTAAAGGTGAGGCCGATGTACTGCGTAAGGCGATGGGTAAGAAGCAGAAAGATGTACTAGATAAGATGAAGCCAAAGTTCGTAGAGCAGGCTTCTGCTAAAGGACATGATGCGACTACACTAGAGAAGATATGGAAAGACTGGGAAGCGTTTGCTTCTTATGCGTTTAACAAGTCTCACTCGACCTGTTATGCATGGATAGCGTATCAGACAGCGTATCTGAAGGCACACTATCCAGCAGAGTATATGGCAGCTGTACTGTCTAATAATATGAATGATATCAAGTCAGTCACCTTCTTCATGGAAGAGTGTAAGCGCATGGGACTACAAGTATTAGGGCCTGATGTGAATGAGTCATTCTACAAGTTTACAGTAAATGATAACTATGAGATTCGCTTCGGTATGGGGGCAATCAAGGGAGTAGGTCAAGGGGCAGTAAATACTATCGTAGAGAATAGAAAAGATGGGTTATACACTTCTGTATTCGATCTAGCAAAGAGAATAGATCTGAGATCAGCAAATAAGAAAGCGTTCGAGAACCTTGCTTTAGCAGGTGGTTTTGACTGTTTTAAAAATACACATAGAGCACAGTACTTCCACACAGACCCAAGTGATAATATAGTATTCTTAGAGAAAGCTATACGCTATGGGGCTAAGTCGCAGGAGAATGACAACTCTTCTCAGTTTAGTTTATTCGGTGAGAGTAGTGAAGTACAAATACCTGAGCCTCTATTACCTATCTGTGAGGAATGGAGTACGATGGAGAAATTAGCTAAGGAGAAAGAGGTAGTTGGTATCTATATCTCAGGACATCCATTAGATGACTTTAAGTTTGAGATGAGATACTTCTGTAATGTGAAGGTAGAGGAGTTGACAGATTTAAATCCTTTCACAGGGCGCAACCTGATGTTTGGAGGAATGATTAGCGATGTACAGTTCCGTACTTCTGCTAAAGGGAAAGATTGGGCTCTGTTTACCATAGAAGGGTATGATGAGAGCTTTGAGTTCAGAATGTTCAATGAGGAGTTCTTGAAGTTTAGACATTTCTTATTAAACAATACATTCGTATATATTAAGATCCTAGTCAAAGAAGGTTGGGTAAATAAAGATACAGGAGAGAAGAGCGAGCCTCGCATTCAGTTTGTAGAAATGAAGTTACTACATGAAGTAATCCCTACTTATGCTAAGAAGCTTACTGTAGTGATGAACGTAAAAGATGTGGCTACTAGGCAAGCAGAGTTAATCAAAGATGCTTTTAGTAGATATCAAGGGGATAGCTTTGTAAACTTCGAGGTACTCGAGGTAGAACGAATCGCAAAAGAGACTACTACTGTAGTAGCACTACAGCTAAGGATGAATGAAGGAGATGAAGATGATGTAACAGGTGAAGGCTTTGAAATGGATGAGCCTATAGCGGTAGATGTACCAGAGTTCAGAGTAGTGAATAGATTAGAGTTTACTAGTCGTAATAGTAGAGTGAATATCACAGCAGAATTACTAGAAGAACTGGAAGCCTTACAAGTAGATTTTAAATTAAACTAG